The following coding sequences lie in one Flagellimonas eckloniae genomic window:
- a CDS encoding MotA/TolQ/ExbB proton channel family protein translates to MITFQDLEEGAEMGASISEEKTLSVIDLIVNGGTGSIIIITVLFVLLFVALYIYFERIFAIKAASKIDKNFMNQIRDHVMNGKLEAAKLLCAQTDSPVARLTEKGVSRIGKPLDDINTAIENAGTLEVYKLEKNVSVLATVAGAAPMIGFLGTVIGMILAFHEMASSGGQAEMGSLASGIYTAMTTTVAGLVVGIIAYIGYNHLVNRTDKVVHKMEANAVEFLDLLNEPI, encoded by the coding sequence ATGATTACTTTTCAAGATTTGGAAGAAGGGGCTGAGATGGGTGCATCTATTTCAGAAGAAAAAACCCTTTCTGTTATTGACTTAATTGTTAATGGAGGAACAGGAAGTATAATAATTATTACAGTACTTTTTGTGCTTCTTTTTGTAGCGCTCTACATCTATTTTGAGCGAATTTTTGCTATTAAAGCAGCTTCAAAAATTGACAAAAATTTTATGAACCAGATTCGTGACCATGTCATGAATGGTAAGTTGGAAGCTGCAAAACTTCTATGTGCACAAACTGACTCACCTGTTGCCAGATTAACGGAAAAAGGGGTGTCCAGAATTGGAAAACCTTTGGATGACATTAATACTGCTATCGAGAATGCAGGCACACTTGAAGTGTACAAACTCGAAAAAAATGTAAGTGTTTTAGCTACTGTTGCAGGTGCTGCTCCCATGATTGGTTTCTTAGGAACCGTAATTGGTATGATTTTGGCATTCCATGAAATGGCAAGTAGCGGTGGACAAGCAGAAATGGGTTCATTGGCTTCAGGTATTTACACGGCCATGACCACTACGGTTGCAGGTCTTGTGGTTGGTATTATTGCCTATATAGGATATAATCACTTGGTGAACAGAACTGATAAAGTAGTGCATAAAATGGAGGCCAATGCGGTTGAATTTTTGGATTTATTGAATGAACCTATTTAG
- the nhaD gene encoding sodium:proton antiporter NhaD, with translation METILIAIFVIGYLAITLEHNLKIDKLIPALAMMATLWAMMAFGIDGFTTWFDSGKHALMEGFSALGHEDKMHVLEETLLHHLGKTSEILVFLLGAMTIVEIIDYFDGFATIKSFVKTRSKRRILWIFAFLAFILSAIIDNLTATIVLISILQKIVRERNDRLWYAGLIIIAANAGGAWSPIGDVTTTMLWIGNKVSTGKLIGYLLLPSLVCMLVPTFIASFLPAFKGNIDVEEGESTKTKFGATMLYLGLGAIVFVPIFKTVTHLPPYVGMMLSLAVVATFAEIYSNSKIAISSVDLESDAESHHSPVHSALTKIELPSILFFLGILMAVAALESLGLLFNFAEGLKQGIGLLGTELPGTEISDLVVIILGVGSAVIDNVPLVAASLGMFSEPLDDPLWHFIAYSAGTGGSMLIIGSAAGVVAMGMEKIDFFWYLKKIAWLAALGFLAGAICFVVMRYFF, from the coding sequence ATGGAAACCATTCTCATTGCCATATTTGTTATTGGATATCTCGCAATTACCTTAGAACATAACTTAAAGATAGATAAGCTGATACCTGCATTGGCTATGATGGCAACTCTTTGGGCTATGATGGCATTTGGGATTGATGGATTCACTACTTGGTTCGATTCCGGAAAACATGCCTTAATGGAAGGTTTTTCTGCTCTGGGGCATGAAGACAAAATGCATGTGCTTGAAGAAACATTGTTACATCATTTGGGAAAGACCTCAGAAATTTTGGTTTTTCTTTTGGGAGCAATGACCATTGTTGAGATTATTGATTATTTTGATGGTTTTGCTACCATTAAATCGTTTGTAAAAACTAGAAGTAAAAGGAGGATACTTTGGATTTTTGCTTTTTTGGCGTTCATTCTTTCCGCCATTATCGATAACCTTACCGCAACTATTGTATTAATATCTATCCTTCAGAAAATAGTTAGGGAGAGAAATGATAGATTGTGGTATGCGGGTCTAATTATTATTGCAGCCAATGCTGGAGGAGCATGGTCTCCAATTGGGGATGTTACAACAACAATGCTATGGATAGGTAATAAAGTATCTACAGGTAAGTTAATTGGCTATTTATTGTTACCATCATTAGTATGTATGCTTGTACCAACATTTATTGCATCTTTTTTACCGGCATTCAAAGGGAATATCGACGTTGAAGAAGGGGAGTCAACAAAAACAAAATTTGGAGCCACAATGTTGTATTTAGGTCTGGGAGCCATTGTTTTTGTACCCATATTCAAAACAGTGACCCATTTGCCACCTTATGTAGGTATGATGTTGTCCTTGGCTGTAGTTGCTACATTTGCTGAGATATATAGTAATTCCAAAATAGCAATTTCATCTGTGGATTTAGAGAGCGATGCGGAATCACACCACAGCCCTGTTCACAGTGCACTGACAAAGATTGAGTTGCCAAGTATTCTATTTTTCTTGGGAATTTTAATGGCCGTAGCTGCTTTAGAGTCCTTAGGATTATTATTCAATTTTGCAGAAGGATTAAAACAAGGAATTGGATTATTGGGTACCGAACTTCCTGGAACCGAAATTTCGGATTTGGTGGTTATTATCCTTGGGGTTGGTTCAGCTGTAATAGACAATGTACCTTTGGTAGCTGCAAGTTTGGGAATGTTCTCAGAGCCTTTAGACGATCCATTATGGCATTTTATTGCCTATTCAGCTGGAACTGGAGGAAGTATGCTTATTATTGGTTCTGCAGCAGGAGTTGTTGCCATGGGAATGGAAAAAATAGACTTTTTCTGGTATCTTAAGAAAATTGCTTGGCTTGCAGCCCTTGGATTTCTGGCAGGAGCCATTTGCTTTGTTGTAATGCGATATTTCTTTTAG
- a CDS encoding ExbD/TolR family protein, whose amino-acid sequence MKLKGRNKVSPEFSMSSMTDIVFLLLVFFMLTSNAPNALDLLLPKAKGKSTNTQNVSVTINKNLEYFVNNEQINEEYIEIELKKALEGQEKPTIILRAEESVAIKEAVNVMDIANRNSYKVILAVRPK is encoded by the coding sequence ATGAAACTAAAAGGAAGGAACAAGGTAAGCCCAGAATTTAGTATGTCATCAATGACAGATATTGTGTTTCTGTTATTGGTATTTTTTATGTTGACTTCAAACGCTCCCAATGCTTTGGATTTACTGTTACCAAAGGCTAAGGGGAAATCCACCAATACACAGAATGTTTCGGTTACCATAAACAAGAACCTGGAGTATTTTGTGAATAATGAACAGATAAACGAGGAATACATTGAAATTGAATTAAAAAAGGCACTTGAAGGTCAAGAAAAGCCTACGATAATTCTAAGGGCAGAAGAAAGCGTGGCCATTAAAGAGGCTGTAAACGTTATGGATATTGCCAATAGGAATAGTTATAAGGTTATCTTGGCAGTGCGGCCAAAATAA